A single window of Marinobacter sp. LA51 DNA harbors:
- the pepN gene encoding aminopeptidase N gives MRTNQPQTIYLSHYKVPPYLVDHVDLRFELFENGARVHSTLAVRRNPEAGASDIPLELDGDSLVLESVGLDGVILNEAAFENRGDKLIIASVPERFELTVVTWLEPQNNTRLEGLYKSSGMFCTQCEAEGFRCITYFPDRPDVMSRFRTRIEADKQSYPVLLSNGNDIDRGDLDDGRHFVTWEDPFPKPCYLFALVAGDLVEKRDTFTTCSGRDIDLRMYVEPRNSEKCDHAMDSLKRSMRWDEEVYGREYDLDIFMIVAVDDFNMGAMENKGLNIFNSSCVLASQDTATDLAFQRIEAIVAHEYFHNWSGNRVTCRDWFQLSLKEGFTVFRDSQFSSDMGSPTVKRIEDVALLRTAQFAEDGGPMAHPIRPASYMEISNFYTLTIYEKGAEVVRMIHTLLGPDMFRKGSDLYFERHDGQAVTTDDFVKAMEDASGRDLSQFRLWYEQAGTPVLSVSDEFDAEQGIYRLTIKQAIPDTPGQTDKKPQHIPFALGLLGSKGESLPLRLQAGEQDAPTERVLELTGETQVFEFHGLDECPVPSLLRQFSAPVRVRYPWTREQLLFLMSHDPDGFNRWDAGERLAVDVIQSLLGAPKDAPVDSRLVTAYRHLVSDSSLDQALVAKMLQLPSEAYLIELAESADAPAIHDARERVLKHLAIALRDDLIACYRRNVEAGAYQVSPDQIARRSLRNTALAWLLQINDEEGRELALRQFREADNMTDRIGGLRALVNSDYEADRARVLEQFYERFKEDPQVVEQWFSVQAASDRAGQLPQIHQLLEHEAFDWKNPNKVRSVVGAFAGQNLAAFHSPDGSGYDFLADQVCRLDDSNPQIAARLVTPLTRWKRFAPAYSQRMKVALERIRDKAGLSRDVYEVVHKSLAD, from the coding sequence ATGCGCACCAATCAACCCCAGACCATTTACCTGAGCCACTACAAAGTGCCGCCTTACCTGGTTGATCATGTCGACTTGCGCTTTGAGTTGTTCGAAAACGGAGCGCGGGTCCACAGCACCCTGGCCGTGCGTCGTAACCCTGAGGCTGGCGCCAGTGACATTCCCCTTGAGTTGGACGGTGACAGCCTGGTCCTGGAATCGGTCGGGCTGGACGGTGTCATCCTGAATGAAGCGGCTTTTGAAAATCGCGGCGACAAGCTGATCATTGCCTCCGTGCCTGAGCGCTTTGAACTGACGGTGGTTACCTGGCTCGAGCCGCAGAATAATACCCGCCTGGAAGGGCTGTACAAGTCCTCCGGCATGTTCTGCACCCAGTGCGAGGCGGAAGGTTTCCGCTGCATCACGTATTTCCCTGATCGTCCCGACGTCATGTCCCGTTTCCGCACGCGAATCGAGGCGGACAAGCAGTCCTACCCGGTGCTGCTGTCCAACGGCAACGATATCGATCGCGGTGACCTCGACGATGGCCGCCACTTCGTCACCTGGGAAGATCCGTTCCCCAAGCCCTGTTACCTGTTTGCGCTGGTGGCCGGGGATCTGGTCGAGAAGCGGGACACGTTCACCACCTGCTCGGGTCGGGACATCGATCTGAGGATGTATGTTGAACCACGCAACTCCGAAAAGTGCGACCACGCCATGGATTCGCTGAAGCGCTCCATGCGGTGGGATGAGGAGGTATATGGCCGTGAATACGATCTCGACATCTTCATGATCGTCGCGGTTGATGATTTCAACATGGGGGCCATGGAAAACAAGGGCCTGAACATCTTCAACTCCTCCTGCGTGCTGGCCAGCCAGGACACAGCCACGGACCTTGCCTTCCAGCGTATTGAGGCGATCGTGGCTCACGAATACTTCCACAACTGGTCGGGCAACCGGGTTACCTGTCGCGACTGGTTCCAGCTCAGCCTGAAAGAAGGCTTCACGGTGTTCCGCGACTCCCAGTTCTCATCCGACATGGGTTCGCCCACGGTTAAGCGGATCGAAGACGTAGCCTTGCTGCGCACTGCGCAGTTTGCTGAAGATGGCGGCCCCATGGCGCACCCGATTCGTCCTGCGTCGTACATGGAGATTTCCAATTTTTATACCCTGACCATCTATGAGAAGGGTGCCGAAGTGGTTCGAATGATCCACACCTTGTTAGGCCCGGATATGTTCCGGAAGGGCAGTGATCTTTATTTCGAGCGGCACGACGGTCAGGCCGTGACTACCGACGACTTCGTCAAGGCCATGGAAGATGCCTCTGGCCGCGATCTGTCCCAATTCCGGTTGTGGTATGAGCAAGCGGGCACGCCGGTGCTGAGCGTGTCCGATGAGTTTGACGCAGAGCAGGGCATCTACCGCCTCACCATTAAGCAGGCCATCCCTGACACCCCGGGCCAGACCGACAAGAAGCCTCAGCATATCCCCTTTGCACTGGGGCTCCTCGGTAGCAAGGGTGAGTCTCTGCCGCTGCGTCTGCAAGCAGGTGAGCAAGATGCGCCTACGGAGCGAGTGCTGGAACTGACCGGCGAGACTCAGGTGTTTGAATTCCATGGTCTCGACGAATGCCCGGTGCCGTCGCTTCTGCGGCAGTTCTCGGCACCGGTCCGTGTGCGCTATCCCTGGACCCGGGAGCAGCTGTTGTTCCTGATGAGCCACGATCCGGACGGCTTCAACCGTTGGGACGCTGGCGAGCGGCTGGCAGTGGATGTGATTCAATCGCTGTTGGGTGCCCCGAAGGACGCACCGGTCGATTCCAGGCTGGTGACCGCTTATCGGCATCTGGTGTCGGATTCATCCCTCGATCAGGCGCTGGTCGCCAAGATGCTGCAGCTGCCGTCAGAGGCCTATCTGATTGAGTTGGCAGAGAGCGCGGATGCGCCTGCCATTCACGACGCTCGCGAGCGGGTACTCAAACACCTGGCCATTGCACTGCGTGATGACTTGATTGCCTGCTACCGTCGCAATGTTGAGGCCGGTGCGTATCAGGTCAGCCCTGATCAGATTGCCCGCCGCAGTCTGCGCAATACCGCCCTGGCGTGGTTGCTGCAGATCAACGATGAAGAAGGTCGGGAGCTGGCTCTGCGTCAGTTCCGGGAAGCGGACAATATGACCGACCGGATTGGTGGGCTTCGAGCGTTGGTGAACTCAGATTACGAAGCGGACCGTGCCCGGGTTCTGGAGCAATTCTACGAACGCTTCAAGGAGGATCCGCAGGTGGTCGAGCAATGGTTCTCGGTACAGGCCGCCAGTGACCGTGCGGGTCAGTTGCCACAGATTCACCAGTTACTTGAGCACGAGGCGTTCGATTGGAAGAATCCGAACAAGGTGCGTTCAGTGGTGGGTGCCTTCGCCGGCCAGAATCTGGCTGCCTTCCACAGTCCCGACGGTTCCGGCTACGATTTCCTCGCCGATCAGGTCTGTCGTCTGGATGACAGTAACCCGCAGATCGCGGCCCGGCTGGTCACACCGTTGACTCGCTGGAAGCGCTTTGCACCGGCTTATAGTCAGCGTATGAAGGTAGCGCTGGAGCGGATCCGTGATAAAGCGGGCCTGTCACGGGACGTTTATGAAGTGGTTCATAAAAGTCTGGCCGACTAA
- a CDS encoding DUF1329 domain-containing protein, giving the protein MRYNKNAILGGLMALSVAAAPAYAAVSSSQAARLGKDLTPFGSPMAGNEAGTIPAWDGGITEPPASYEGSGDHHPNPFPDDEVLFTINADNADQYSEHLTDGLKAMFEAYPTTFKIPVYKTRRSHSLPDFVVKNTRDNATSATIVGEGAGLDDAFGGYPFPILSGNDEQKAWQVIWNHLTRWRGISLTRRASEVAVQQNGDYTLVTSQQEAFFNFYNPEGGENTLDNVIFYYLSFTQSPPRLAGGAILVHETLNQIINPRNGWGYNAGQRRVRRAPNLGYDSPIAAADNLRTADDTDIFNGALDRYNWTYEGKREVYIPYNNFEISQKGLSYSEILGKTHLNPDLMRWELHRVHVVTATLKDGERHIYGKRRFYVDEDSWNTALLDQYDGRGELWRVSMGVLKNYYELPGTWTALEAFHDLQARRYHVQGLDTEEQNTTVFTDDVPNKRYFSPSSLRRRSVR; this is encoded by the coding sequence ATGAGATACAATAAGAACGCTATTCTCGGCGGCCTTATGGCCCTTTCTGTCGCCGCAGCACCAGCTTACGCTGCGGTTTCATCCAGCCAGGCCGCGCGCCTTGGTAAAGACCTGACCCCCTTCGGTTCTCCGATGGCAGGTAACGAGGCGGGCACCATTCCGGCTTGGGATGGCGGGATCACCGAACCACCGGCAAGTTACGAGGGCAGTGGCGATCATCACCCGAATCCGTTTCCGGATGACGAAGTCCTGTTCACGATCAATGCTGACAACGCGGACCAGTATTCCGAACATTTGACCGATGGCCTAAAGGCCATGTTCGAGGCCTATCCGACCACCTTTAAGATTCCGGTCTACAAGACCCGCCGAAGCCATTCGCTGCCGGACTTTGTTGTCAAAAACACCCGTGATAATGCCACCAGCGCAACCATCGTGGGTGAAGGTGCCGGACTTGACGACGCTTTTGGCGGTTATCCGTTTCCTATCCTGAGTGGCAACGATGAGCAGAAAGCCTGGCAGGTCATCTGGAACCACCTGACCCGCTGGCGTGGAATCTCTTTGACCCGTCGTGCCAGTGAGGTGGCGGTTCAGCAGAATGGCGACTACACGCTGGTAACCTCGCAGCAGGAAGCTTTCTTCAATTTTTACAATCCCGAGGGCGGCGAAAACACTCTCGATAACGTCATTTTCTATTATCTCTCGTTTACCCAGTCGCCACCTCGATTGGCCGGTGGTGCGATCCTGGTTCACGAAACCCTGAACCAGATTATCAATCCGCGAAACGGCTGGGGCTACAACGCCGGTCAGCGCCGTGTACGCCGGGCACCGAACCTGGGTTATGATTCCCCTATCGCGGCAGCCGACAACCTTCGCACGGCGGATGACACCGATATCTTTAACGGTGCCTTGGACCGGTACAACTGGACGTATGAAGGCAAACGGGAAGTTTACATCCCTTACAACAACTTTGAGATCTCCCAAAAAGGATTGTCTTACTCCGAGATTCTGGGCAAGACCCACCTTAATCCAGACCTGATGCGTTGGGAATTGCACCGTGTCCATGTGGTAACGGCTACGCTAAAGGATGGCGAGCGACATATTTATGGCAAGCGTCGCTTTTACGTGGATGAGGATAGCTGGAATACGGCGCTTCTTGACCAGTACGATGGTCGAGGAGAGCTTTGGCGCGTGAGCATGGGCGTTCTGAAAAATTATTACGAGCTTCCGGGAACCTGGACGGCGTTGGAGGCCTTCCACGACTTGCAGGCGAGGCGGTACCACGTCCAGGGTCTGGACACGGAAGAGCAGAACACGACTGTCTTCACCGACGACGTTCCGAATAAGCGATACTTCTCGCCGTCCTCGTTGCGTCGCCGGAGTGTTCGCTAA
- a CDS encoding WD40/YVTN/BNR-like repeat-containing protein, with product MATSFMCKTLGAACLGLSMACATPVAFALADVIETPARPTELAPDNLLNDVERAGDRLVAIGERGHIIFSDDEGATWTQAEVPVSVTLTGVDFGSETHGWAVGHSGVVLHSDDAGETWQLQLTGIRAAELAIESQEEAIAEMEERIAVAPEEEKSDLEWALDDLLFGLENMQADLDIGPVNPFLDVWFGDEDTGFVVGAYGLFFHTQDGGETWQDWSPRLDNAQNFHLNAITRIGGGAMVIAGEAGQIHVSVDKGQTWERRESPYPGSLFGVTGTSQAEEVLVFGLRGTLMQSSDLGQTWTTVNTGSTATLNDGVYLNSRIILVGNGGAVLTSGNGGDTFQEYLRDDRLGLMSVVPISGTELLLVGEGGVTTTNAKGKNLQ from the coding sequence ATGGCTACAAGCTTTATGTGCAAAACCCTTGGTGCAGCATGCCTTGGGCTTTCCATGGCCTGTGCGACCCCTGTTGCATTCGCACTTGCGGACGTCATCGAAACACCGGCGCGTCCAACAGAGCTGGCTCCTGACAATCTTCTGAACGATGTAGAGCGTGCTGGCGATCGCCTCGTGGCGATTGGCGAGCGTGGTCATATCATCTTTTCGGATGATGAGGGGGCAACCTGGACTCAGGCAGAGGTCCCGGTTTCTGTCACGCTGACCGGCGTCGATTTCGGCAGCGAGACTCATGGCTGGGCTGTTGGCCACAGTGGTGTGGTGCTCCATTCGGACGATGCCGGCGAAACCTGGCAGCTTCAACTGACCGGTATCCGCGCCGCGGAACTGGCCATTGAGAGCCAGGAAGAAGCCATTGCAGAGATGGAAGAACGTATTGCAGTCGCCCCGGAGGAAGAGAAGTCGGACCTGGAATGGGCGCTGGACGATCTGCTCTTTGGTCTTGAGAACATGCAGGCTGACCTCGATATCGGTCCGGTTAACCCGTTCCTCGATGTCTGGTTCGGCGATGAGGACACCGGTTTTGTTGTCGGTGCCTATGGTCTGTTCTTTCACACCCAGGACGGTGGCGAGACCTGGCAGGACTGGTCGCCGCGATTGGATAACGCCCAGAACTTTCACCTGAATGCGATCACCCGGATTGGCGGCGGCGCCATGGTCATTGCCGGTGAGGCCGGTCAGATCCATGTCTCAGTCGATAAGGGCCAGACCTGGGAGCGTCGTGAAAGTCCCTATCCTGGCTCGCTGTTCGGTGTGACCGGAACCAGCCAGGCGGAAGAAGTGCTGGTCTTTGGTCTGCGGGGCACGCTGATGCAATCCTCCGACCTGGGTCAGACCTGGACTACGGTCAATACTGGCTCCACCGCCACGCTCAATGACGGTGTGTACCTGAACTCCCGAATTATCCTGGTCGGTAACGGTGGCGCTGTACTTACCAGTGGTAACGGCGGCGATACCTTCCAGGAGTATCTGCGTGACGACCGGTTGGGTCTCATGAGCGTGGTGCCGATTTCAGGCACTGAATTGCTGTTGGTCGGTGAGGGTGGTGTTACAACGACCAATGCCAAAGGCAAAAACCTTCAATAA
- a CDS encoding efflux RND transporter permease subunit yields MSNLKHGKDEHYLTTPKAEPFLERLIFNNRAVILFGFVLLTLFLGYNAAKIQPDASFERMIPLEHPYIINMLDHRDDLQNLGNFVRIAVEVEDGDIFSAEYMETLKQITDEVFYLDGVDRSGLKSMWTSNVRWVEVTEQGFQGGTVIPDDYDGSKTSLEALRQNALRSNEVGRLIADNFKSTIVYAPLYETNPETGQPLDYGEFSRQLEEKIRAKYEEQNPNIEIHIVGFAKKVGDLIEGIGSIAWFAGITIVLTTLLLFWYSRCIAGTLVPVFTSIVAVFLQLGALRLLGYGLDPYSVLVPFLVFAIGISHGVQIVNAMAVESAKGFDSITAARLAFRALYIPGMLALISDAFGFLTLFFIEIDVIRDLAVAAGIGVAFVIITNLVLHVLIMSYIGISKGGVKHVQNHGEKQDRKWRVLSYFSHPGVAPISLLIAVIGLGLGLYYKQDLKVGDLDRGAPELRADSQYNRDNAFIIDNYSTSADVLVVMVKTPVEQCTQHDVLRAMDSLQWELQNTPGVQSSASLADVSKIVTKALNEGNWNWYEISRNQTIINASIRNAPSGLINTDCSLTPVLVFLEDHKAETLQTVVERVEEFASSASNEQHTFLLAAGNAGVEAATNEVISNAKDKMLIMVYGVVSLLCLLTFRSIRAVLCIVVPLGLTSILCEAIMAVSGIGIKVATLPVIALGVGIGVDYGIYIYSKLEKFLLEGKPLQEAYFETLKSTGKAVMFTGVTLGLGVVTWIFSPIKFQADMGFLLFFMFLWNMVGAIWLLPALARFLLRPDRMLAKAQAKK; encoded by the coding sequence ATGTCTAACCTTAAGCATGGCAAGGACGAGCATTACCTGACGACGCCAAAAGCGGAGCCGTTCCTGGAACGCCTGATCTTTAATAATCGCGCCGTTATCCTTTTTGGCTTCGTGCTGCTCACGCTCTTCCTGGGCTACAACGCTGCGAAAATCCAGCCGGACGCCAGTTTCGAGCGGATGATTCCGCTTGAGCACCCATACATCATCAACATGCTTGATCACCGGGACGATCTCCAGAATCTCGGTAACTTCGTCCGTATTGCGGTGGAGGTTGAAGACGGCGACATTTTCAGCGCCGAGTACATGGAAACCCTGAAGCAGATCACCGATGAGGTGTTCTACCTGGACGGTGTCGATCGTTCCGGGCTCAAATCCATGTGGACCTCGAACGTCCGTTGGGTTGAGGTGACAGAACAGGGCTTCCAGGGTGGCACGGTCATCCCGGATGACTACGACGGCTCCAAAACCAGTCTGGAGGCTTTGCGGCAAAACGCGCTGCGCTCCAACGAAGTAGGGCGCCTGATTGCTGACAACTTCAAGTCGACGATTGTTTACGCGCCGCTGTACGAAACCAATCCTGAAACCGGCCAGCCGCTGGATTACGGCGAGTTTTCCCGTCAGCTCGAAGAAAAAATTCGCGCGAAGTACGAAGAGCAGAACCCCAACATCGAAATCCACATTGTTGGTTTTGCCAAAAAAGTCGGTGATCTGATCGAAGGTATTGGTTCGATCGCCTGGTTTGCGGGCATCACTATTGTACTGACCACGCTGCTGCTGTTCTGGTACTCGCGCTGCATTGCCGGAACTCTGGTTCCGGTGTTTACCTCGATCGTTGCCGTGTTCCTGCAGCTGGGTGCATTGCGCCTGCTGGGCTACGGTCTTGATCCATACTCTGTACTGGTTCCATTTTTGGTGTTTGCGATCGGTATCAGTCACGGGGTTCAGATCGTGAACGCCATGGCGGTTGAATCGGCCAAAGGTTTTGACTCGATAACGGCGGCCAGGTTGGCGTTCCGTGCGCTTTATATTCCGGGCATGCTGGCCCTGATTTCCGACGCTTTTGGTTTCCTGACGCTCTTCTTCATCGAGATCGACGTAATCCGGGATCTGGCGGTTGCAGCGGGCATCGGGGTTGCCTTTGTAATTATCACCAACCTGGTGCTGCACGTTCTGATCATGTCGTACATCGGCATTTCCAAGGGTGGCGTGAAGCATGTCCAGAACCACGGTGAAAAGCAGGACCGCAAATGGCGTGTGTTGTCGTACTTCTCCCACCCCGGTGTTGCACCGATTTCCCTGCTGATTGCGGTGATCGGACTTGGTCTGGGCCTGTACTACAAGCAGGACCTGAAAGTCGGTGACCTGGATCGCGGTGCTCCTGAGCTGCGCGCAGACTCGCAATACAATAGAGACAACGCCTTTATCATCGACAACTACTCCACCAGCGCTGACGTACTTGTGGTGATGGTGAAGACACCGGTTGAGCAATGTACTCAGCACGATGTCCTGCGTGCTATGGATAGCCTCCAGTGGGAGTTGCAGAACACCCCGGGCGTGCAGTCTTCGGCCTCTCTGGCAGATGTGTCCAAGATCGTAACCAAGGCGCTGAACGAGGGTAACTGGAACTGGTACGAGATCTCCCGTAACCAGACGATTATCAACGCGTCTATCCGTAACGCTCCGTCTGGTCTGATCAACACCGACTGCAGCCTCACTCCGGTGCTGGTGTTCCTTGAGGATCATAAGGCAGAGACCCTGCAAACCGTGGTTGAGCGAGTTGAGGAATTTGCCTCAAGCGCCAGCAACGAACAGCACACGTTCCTGCTGGCGGCCGGTAACGCCGGTGTTGAGGCGGCCACCAACGAGGTCATTTCCAACGCCAAGGACAAGATGCTGATCATGGTTTACGGCGTGGTGAGCCTGCTGTGTCTGCTGACCTTCCGCTCGATCCGGGCCGTACTGTGTATCGTGGTGCCGCTGGGGCTGACCTCCATCCTCTGTGAGGCGATCATGGCGGTCTCCGGTATCGGTATCAAAGTCGCGACGCTGCCGGTTATCGCGCTGGGTGTCGGTATCGGTGTCGACTACGGTATCTACATCTACAGTAAGCTTGAGAAGTTCCTGCTGGAGGGCAAGCCGCTTCAGGAAGCTTACTTCGAGACTTTGAAATCTACTGGTAAAGCGGTTATGTTCACCGGCGTGACCCTTGGTCTTGGCGTAGTGACCTGGATCTTCTCTCCGATCAAGTTCCAGGCAGACATGGGCTTCCTGCTGTTCTTCATGTTCCTGTGGAACATGGTGGGCGCAATCTGGCTGCTGCCGGCCCTGGCGCGCTTCCTGTTGCGCCCGGATCGCATGTTGGCCAAGGCTCAAGCTAAGAAATAA
- a CDS encoding TAXI family TRAP transporter solute-binding subunit, which produces MTLKLKVSALAVAAAVSAGFASTSVSAQEQRFVTIGTGGVTGVYYPAGGAICRLVNMDRKEHGIRCSVESTGGSVYNLNAIRQGELDLAVAQSDWQFHAYNGTSQFKDDGANKDLRAVFSLHPEPFTVVASKGSGIENFADLEGKRVSVGNPGSGQRATAEVLMDEMGWTMDKFSLAAELKAAEQSQALCDGNIDAFFYTVGHPSGSIKEATTSCDSVLVNVDNESSQKLIADNPYYREAIIPGGMYRGSDDDVTTFGVAATFVSSTDVADEVVYEVVKAVFENFDSFKRLHPAFANLKKEEMVADALSAPLHPGAAKYYKEAGLID; this is translated from the coding sequence ATGACATTGAAACTAAAGGTATCCGCGCTCGCTGTCGCTGCTGCGGTTAGCGCTGGCTTTGCCTCAACGTCTGTTTCTGCTCAGGAGCAGCGCTTTGTAACGATCGGCACCGGCGGTGTGACCGGCGTTTATTATCCTGCCGGTGGCGCGATCTGTCGCCTGGTTAACATGGATCGTAAGGAGCACGGCATTCGTTGCTCTGTTGAGAGCACCGGTGGTTCCGTCTACAACCTGAACGCGATCCGCCAGGGTGAGCTGGATCTCGCTGTAGCCCAGTCTGACTGGCAGTTCCACGCCTACAATGGCACCAGCCAGTTCAAAGACGATGGCGCCAACAAAGACCTGCGTGCAGTCTTCTCCCTGCACCCGGAGCCGTTCACCGTGGTCGCCAGCAAGGGATCTGGCATCGAGAACTTTGCCGATCTCGAGGGTAAGCGTGTTTCCGTAGGTAACCCGGGCTCAGGCCAACGTGCCACAGCCGAGGTGCTGATGGATGAAATGGGCTGGACCATGGACAAGTTCTCCCTGGCCGCTGAGTTGAAAGCGGCAGAGCAGTCCCAGGCCCTGTGTGATGGCAACATCGACGCTTTCTTCTACACCGTAGGTCACCCCTCCGGTTCGATCAAAGAAGCAACCACGTCCTGCGACAGTGTGCTGGTTAACGTCGACAACGAGTCAAGCCAGAAGCTGATTGCAGACAACCCGTACTACCGTGAAGCGATCATCCCTGGCGGTATGTACCGTGGCAGTGACGATGACGTCACCACCTTCGGTGTAGCGGCAACATTTGTGTCGTCAACCGACGTTGCAGACGAAGTGGTTTACGAAGTTGTGAAAGCCGTCTTTGAAAACTTCGACAGCTTCAAGCGTCTGCACCCGGCGTTCGCCAACCTGAAGAAAGAAGAAATGGTTGCTGACGCGCTGAGTGCACCTCTGCACCCAGGCGCGGCGAAGTATTACAAGGAAGCGGGCCTGATCGACTGA